A window of the Desulfobacula toluolica Tol2 genome harbors these coding sequences:
- a CDS encoding MFS transporter produces MPIPIDKTVSPFVIPNIRLFIAFKVLFNSRFYYPVFTILFLDFGLTVAQFAILNAVWAATIVLAEVPSGALADIIGRKRLLVFATFTMIVEIGIISFVPKVSPSVIFIVFLVNRILSGLAEAAASGADEAIAYDSLVAEGNPDQWGRVLEILMRFQSIGFIVAMSIGAAVYDPNLLEKICRFFGLAMTFSQETTMRFPLYLTFILAILACITTLKMKDPDTDSSSPNAKPKQARQAFALTLQAGLWIFKTPFALSVILFGMLFDGLIRMVITLSSQYYRMIELPESTFGLIGSLVAMLGLVIPKIAKKITKISSPHHALWLTAGLTITGLAFMNLFWPYTGLIPALITFSAMYFTGFFVSFYINQITSSDQRATVLSFKGLAYNISYGVLGIFYALVLKIKKQSIQSEDIENIVFMDTFSWFPLTFIAWFLLLLVIYFFWLKKPSSS; encoded by the coding sequence ATGCCCATTCCCATTGACAAAACGGTTTCACCCTTTGTCATCCCCAACATCCGGTTGTTCATTGCCTTTAAGGTCTTGTTTAATTCACGATTTTACTATCCGGTATTTACCATCCTGTTCCTTGATTTCGGACTTACCGTGGCCCAGTTTGCCATCCTCAACGCTGTCTGGGCTGCCACCATCGTCCTTGCCGAAGTTCCTTCAGGGGCTCTGGCTGACATTATCGGCAGAAAACGGCTGCTGGTGTTTGCAACTTTCACCATGATTGTTGAAATCGGCATCATCAGTTTTGTGCCCAAAGTATCTCCTTCAGTCATCTTCATTGTTTTTCTTGTCAACCGGATTTTGAGCGGCCTGGCAGAAGCTGCTGCCAGCGGCGCTGATGAAGCCATTGCCTACGACTCACTTGTGGCGGAAGGCAACCCTGACCAATGGGGCAGAGTATTGGAAATCTTAATGCGGTTTCAATCCATCGGATTTATTGTGGCCATGAGCATCGGAGCTGCCGTATATGATCCAAACCTGCTTGAAAAAATCTGCCGGTTTTTCGGGCTTGCCATGACCTTTTCCCAGGAAACCACCATGCGGTTTCCTTTATACCTTACCTTTATCCTGGCAATCTTGGCCTGTATTACCACCCTTAAAATGAAAGATCCTGATACTGATTCTTCTTCACCAAATGCAAAACCAAAACAGGCCAGACAGGCCTTTGCTTTAACACTCCAGGCAGGCCTCTGGATTTTTAAAACCCCTTTTGCCTTGTCGGTTATTCTTTTCGGAATGCTGTTTGACGGCCTCATCAGGATGGTCATAACTCTTTCCAGCCAGTACTACAGGATGATTGAACTGCCGGAATCCACTTTCGGTCTCATTGGATCACTTGTTGCCATGCTGGGACTTGTGATTCCCAAAATAGCTAAAAAAATAACTAAAATCAGTTCTCCTCACCATGCCCTCTGGCTCACCGCCGGACTAACCATTACGGGCCTTGCCTTCATGAATCTTTTTTGGCCTTACACCGGATTAATACCCGCTTTGATCACGTTCAGCGCCATGTATTTCACTGGTTTTTTTGTCAGCTTTTATATCAATCAGATCACATCATCCGACCAGAGAGCAACGGTTCTGAGTTTTAAAGGCCTGGCCTATAACATTTCCTATGGTGTTTTAGGCATTTTCTATGCCCTTGTTTTAAAAATTAAAAAACAAAGTATTCAATCAGAAGATATTGAAAATATCGTTTTTATGGACACCTTTTCCTGGTTCCCGTTAACCTTTATTGCCTGGTTTCTTCTCTTGCTGGTGATCTATTTTTTCTGGTTAAAAAAACCTTCTTCATCCTGA
- a CDS encoding SO_0444 family Cu/Zn efflux transporter has protein sequence MTIIYEILKESWYIYLDVAIYMLFGFLVAGILYVFFKTEKIKHYLGTGKIKPVILSALFGIPIPLCSCGVVPVAVGLKKQGANNGAALSFMIATPESGVDSIAISWAMLDPIMTVIRPIAGFITAVSTGIVQNFFGTDDTPNSISENRSEKTLNGTIDGTPDKKKMFKKTIFKKTGGUGCAATSCAVAPQKNQALYERLKNGLKYAYGELLTDIAKPFIVGILIAGTITFFFPDDLTVWANDHQFLSMLMMLAAGTPMYVCATSSTPIAAALILKGLNPGAALVFLLAGPATNAATMNIIKNIFNTRALIIYLSMIAVCSLAMGFIVDWLYVISGVQASVTIGQASEIIPYPVQLICAMVLTMLIFYNKISNMRQEAKHAHSH, from the coding sequence ATGACCATTATATATGAAATATTAAAAGAATCCTGGTACATTTATCTGGATGTTGCAATATATATGTTGTTTGGATTTTTAGTGGCAGGCATTTTGTATGTTTTTTTCAAAACTGAAAAAATAAAACACTATCTTGGAACCGGCAAGATCAAGCCGGTAATATTGTCCGCACTGTTCGGGATTCCCATCCCTTTATGCTCATGTGGTGTTGTCCCGGTTGCAGTAGGTCTTAAAAAGCAAGGTGCCAATAACGGGGCTGCCCTTTCCTTTATGATTGCCACACCTGAATCCGGTGTGGATTCCATCGCCATTTCCTGGGCCATGCTGGACCCGATAATGACTGTAATCCGACCAATTGCCGGATTTATTACAGCCGTTTCCACAGGAATTGTCCAGAATTTTTTTGGAACTGATGATACGCCCAATAGCATATCTGAGAATAGATCTGAAAAAACTCTCAATGGAACAATAGATGGCACACCAGATAAAAAAAAGATGTTTAAAAAAACAATATTTAAAAAAACCGGAGGCTGAGGATGTGCAGCAACCAGCTGTGCAGTTGCACCTCAGAAAAACCAGGCACTTTATGAAAGACTGAAAAATGGCCTTAAATATGCCTATGGAGAATTACTGACAGATATTGCAAAACCCTTTATTGTCGGAATCTTAATTGCAGGCACAATCACCTTTTTTTTCCCGGATGACCTTACTGTCTGGGCAAATGATCACCAGTTTTTATCCATGCTGATGATGCTGGCCGCAGGCACACCCATGTATGTGTGTGCCACATCCTCCACCCCCATTGCCGCTGCATTAATCCTCAAGGGCCTGAACCCGGGGGCGGCACTGGTATTTTTACTGGCCGGTCCTGCAACCAATGCCGCAACCATGAACATCATAAAAAACATATTCAATACACGGGCTTTGATCATCTACCTGTCCATGATTGCCGTCTGTTCTCTTGCCATGGGCTTTATAGTGGACTGGCTGTATGTCATATCAGGTGTCCAGGCAAGCGTTACAATCGGCCAGGCATCAGAAATCATACCCTACCCTGTCCAGCTGATTTGCGCTATGGTACTTACCATGCTGATTTTTTACAATAAAATATCCAACATGAGACAGGAGGCAAAGCATGCCCATTCCCATTGA
- a CDS encoding ArsR/SmtB family transcription factor: MDICAIKCINEKKVKETVKTIPKQKDIGQMADIFKALSDPSRLKIVLALLNQEHCVCDIAVICNQTDSAISHQLRILRTLKIVKNRREGKIIYYSIDDEHVTSLINMSLDHVRH; the protein is encoded by the coding sequence ATGGATATATGCGCAATCAAATGCATCAATGAAAAAAAAGTGAAAGAAACCGTCAAAACCATCCCGAAACAAAAAGATATCGGACAAATGGCGGATATATTCAAGGCATTAAGTGATCCGTCAAGACTCAAAATTGTCCTTGCCCTCCTGAACCAGGAGCATTGCGTCTGCGATATTGCCGTTATTTGCAACCAGACGGATTCCGCCATTTCCCACCAGCTTCGAATATTGCGGACATTAAAAATCGTAAAAAACCGCAGGGAAGGCAAAATAATTTATTACTCCATTGATGATGAGCATGTCACCTCTTTGATCAACATGAGCCTTGATCATGTAAGGCACTGA